The following proteins come from a genomic window of Edaphobacter sp. 4G125:
- a CDS encoding DUF1254 domain-containing protein, with protein MNRLCKAVCTFAIALSTTVTCLRAFGQATILDDVQRLAPGVVADTALGYIYGYPLMMFGVTGRIGNNVPDAMTKLGGAPLNQFGKEMVLPDATFAAVVLPSTSTLYASSFLNLCQEPVILHIPNMSGRFFILQMLDGWTEVSAQSPGTRLGSMEGDYVLVGPDCGAYKQPLITGNFVDVIRMPTSSMWIIGRIYTSGSDSDINYIKSSIYPGLTLTPWSKYKQGEPYTPPDTLSTQPYGDVVTPPVRQVDAMEACAFFGNLASMLYYNPPVKQQDDLAVLALKRLGVVAGQPFDCTTLRDDKLNSIQQGLILAKKILDTNIATRPTRTGWTVSLDVGNYGVRYLLRAEVAKDALGANRAVDAVYGYTQTDGSGNALNGSKNYVIHFKKPGLNQGIPPVSSKAFWSLTIYDANGKLVPSPDSTVEWNAVGIPMVQNHPACPNSDGSLDIYLQPTTPTNVQQKCNWLPTPPKSGYIAFLRLYMPDQVVLDGDWIPPAIGSN; from the coding sequence ATGAACAGACTGTGTAAAGCAGTTTGTACCTTCGCCATCGCGCTTTCCACTACAGTTACCTGCCTCAGAGCCTTCGGACAGGCGACGATCCTGGATGATGTTCAGCGCCTTGCTCCGGGTGTGGTTGCAGACACCGCGCTGGGCTACATCTATGGCTATCCGCTGATGATGTTCGGGGTCACCGGGCGGATTGGAAACAACGTCCCCGATGCAATGACAAAATTAGGCGGCGCTCCTCTTAACCAGTTCGGTAAAGAAATGGTTCTGCCAGATGCCACGTTTGCTGCAGTTGTGCTTCCCAGCACGTCTACACTTTATGCTTCGTCGTTTCTGAATCTGTGTCAGGAGCCGGTCATTCTTCATATTCCGAATATGAGCGGCCGCTTCTTCATCCTGCAGATGCTGGATGGATGGACCGAAGTGAGCGCACAGTCGCCTGGCACCCGATTGGGCAGCATGGAAGGTGATTATGTGCTGGTAGGGCCGGACTGCGGAGCCTACAAACAGCCCTTGATTACAGGCAATTTTGTGGACGTCATCAGGATGCCAACCAGCTCGATGTGGATCATCGGACGTATCTACACGAGCGGTTCGGATTCAGATATCAACTACATCAAGAGCAGCATCTACCCAGGCCTGACGTTAACGCCGTGGAGCAAGTACAAACAGGGCGAGCCATACACTCCCCCGGACACACTGTCGACGCAGCCTTATGGCGATGTTGTGACACCGCCGGTACGGCAAGTTGATGCCATGGAAGCATGCGCATTCTTCGGCAATCTTGCATCGATGCTGTACTACAACCCTCCAGTGAAACAGCAGGATGACCTCGCAGTCCTGGCGCTGAAGAGGCTGGGTGTGGTTGCAGGACAACCCTTTGATTGCACAACGCTACGGGACGATAAGCTGAACAGCATCCAGCAGGGGCTCATTCTTGCAAAGAAGATTCTGGACACGAACATCGCGACCAGACCTACCAGAACAGGATGGACCGTGTCTTTGGATGTGGGGAACTATGGCGTTCGCTATTTGCTACGCGCCGAGGTAGCTAAAGATGCGTTAGGCGCCAATCGCGCTGTCGATGCGGTGTACGGCTATACCCAGACCGACGGTAGTGGGAATGCGCTAAACGGCAGCAAGAACTATGTCATTCACTTTAAAAAGCCGGGGCTGAATCAGGGGATTCCGCCGGTAAGCTCGAAGGCATTCTGGTCGCTGACGATCTACGACGCGAACGGCAAGCTCGTGCCGAGTCCTGATTCGACGGTGGAATGGAATGCCGTAGGAATACCGATGGTGCAGAATCATCCAGCGTGCCCGAACAGCGATGGCTCGCTGGATATCTACCTGCAGCCAACTACACCAACGAATGTCCAGCAGAAGTGTAACTGGTTGCCTACACCACCGAAGAGCGGTTACATTGCGTTTCTGCGGTTGTATATGCCGGATCAGGTTGTGCTCGACGGGGATTGGATTCCTCCGGCGATCGGCTCGAACTAG
- a CDS encoding Bax inhibitor-1/YccA family protein, whose product MAMNDYRMDQYRGYPTVIDAPREEATSLLAKVLGITALGFLITAFGVATAPPWGTFVGFIAVIGLIFAINLTRRQSPAVALGLFLFLAYFMGWEIGPLIQRYIRTFGSGMVFNAAATTGCGMAVMGCISYLFSINYRRIAGIGFAALILLIIAGIASMFFHFLTPDTYSWLTLGVFTLLTVGDFARIRAGGDGASATMLALSIYLDAINIFLAVLQLMGGRRSRD is encoded by the coding sequence ATGGCAATGAACGACTATCGTATGGACCAGTACCGCGGTTACCCTACCGTCATCGATGCCCCGCGCGAGGAAGCGACCTCGTTGCTGGCAAAGGTGCTTGGCATTACCGCGCTCGGTTTTCTGATTACTGCTTTTGGTGTGGCCACTGCACCACCATGGGGAACCTTTGTCGGGTTTATCGCTGTTATCGGCCTGATTTTCGCCATCAACCTTACGCGCCGCCAGAGCCCTGCGGTTGCGCTCGGCCTCTTCCTCTTTCTCGCTTACTTCATGGGATGGGAGATCGGTCCGCTGATCCAGCGCTATATCCGCACTTTCGGCAGCGGTATGGTCTTCAATGCTGCTGCGACAACTGGTTGCGGTATGGCGGTGATGGGCTGCATCTCGTATCTGTTCAGTATCAACTACCGCCGCATCGCGGGCATTGGATTCGCCGCGTTGATTCTGCTGATCATCGCCGGTATCGCCAGCATGTTCTTCCACTTCCTTACGCCGGATACCTACTCCTGGTTGACACTCGGTGTCTTCACCCTGCTGACAGTGGGAGACTTCGCGCGCATTCGCGCAGGTGGCGACGGAGCTTCGGCCACCATGCTTGCGCTGTCGATCTATCTCGATGCCATCAACATCTTCCTCGCTGTGTTGCAGCTGATGGGTGGGCGCCGCAGTCGTGACTAA